From Sphingopyxis sp. USTB-05, the proteins below share one genomic window:
- a CDS encoding tetratricopeptide repeat protein: MTMRFIASVSTFTLALLLTAAPASANVPDADAGNCATSLIGTPLTIPKYSAATQKMLDEDIAIAEAALRIAPGREDSHIWYGRRLDYAGRICDAVDAFSAGIKQFPDSYKLYRFRARDLTRARKFKEALADYEKALELMGDTPDSFEPDGMPNPIGLTISTYRGNIVYYHAQTSFATGDYPTMVTGMAKSLELSADFARDDMRVPTAYWTYLAYRKMGQHDKARAAIDAIEPNLKLIENFTYYQAVQIMQGRLDPAGFKDTRDSTIKFAIAMERRFAGDETGAKALLAEIVRENPQGHWPSEAELASPGRKGY; this comes from the coding sequence ATGACCATGCGCTTCATCGCCTCCGTCTCCACCTTCACCCTTGCCTTGCTGCTGACGGCAGCCCCCGCGTCGGCGAACGTCCCTGACGCCGACGCGGGGAATTGCGCGACCAGCCTGATCGGTACGCCGCTGACGATCCCGAAATATTCGGCCGCCACGCAGAAGATGCTGGACGAGGATATCGCGATTGCTGAAGCGGCGCTGCGCATCGCGCCGGGCCGCGAGGACAGCCATATCTGGTACGGTCGCCGGCTCGACTATGCGGGGCGTATCTGCGACGCGGTCGATGCCTTCAGCGCCGGGATCAAGCAATTCCCGGACAGCTATAAGCTCTACCGCTTCCGCGCCCGCGACCTCACGCGCGCGCGCAAGTTCAAGGAGGCGCTTGCCGATTATGAAAAGGCGCTCGAACTGATGGGCGACACGCCCGACAGCTTCGAACCCGACGGCATGCCGAACCCGATCGGCCTGACGATCAGCACCTATCGCGGCAACATCGTCTATTATCACGCGCAGACGAGCTTCGCGACCGGCGACTATCCGACGATGGTGACCGGCATGGCGAAATCGCTCGAACTGTCGGCCGATTTCGCGCGCGACGACATGCGCGTGCCGACAGCCTATTGGACCTATCTCGCGTATCGCAAGATGGGCCAGCACGACAAGGCTCGCGCCGCGATCGACGCGATCGAACCGAACCTGAAGCTGATCGAGAATTTCACTTATTATCAGGCGGTTCAGATCATGCAGGGGCGGCTCGACCCCGCGGGTTTCAAGGACACGCGCGACAGCACGATCAAGTTCGCGATCGCGATGGAACGCCGCTTCGCCGGTGACGAGACGGGCGCGAAGGCGCTGCTGGCAGAGATTGTCCGCGAAAACCCGCAGGGGCATTGGCCTTCGGAAGCCGAACTCGCGAGCCCCGGCCGAAAAGGCTATTGA
- a CDS encoding dipeptidase, whose amino-acid sequence MDRRNFILSGAALSATMALAPAAAALAKTRPLTFDAMGEVRFEYDAALIGQMRASGLDAITITLCDPKAYEGQAYEEAIQAVLDHDAHIAKHPELFLKATKTGDIDVARAHGQLALFYLFQNSTQFGRDLDNVDLFYKLGVRSAQITYNDQNWAGAGCKELGSNGLTHFGRDLVGRMNERRMLIDLSHSNMQTMADTITASKVPVIISHTACMAVHSNIRNTTDANLRLLADKGGVAGICQMRPFLTTKRDDALPEYFRHIDHAVKVMGADHVAIGSDRDHRVVEMTDAYIAELKAEEGANFHEPDWPLFINELNGPRRMEVVWDGVRKLGYPASTVEKIMGTNVRRIYQEVIG is encoded by the coding sequence ATGGACAGACGGAATTTCATCCTGTCGGGGGCGGCCTTGTCGGCCACGATGGCACTGGCACCCGCGGCGGCGGCTTTGGCGAAGACGCGCCCCCTTACCTTCGATGCGATGGGCGAGGTACGCTTCGAATATGATGCGGCGCTGATCGGCCAGATGCGCGCCAGTGGACTCGACGCGATCACGATCACGCTTTGCGATCCGAAGGCTTATGAGGGCCAGGCGTATGAAGAGGCCATTCAGGCCGTCCTCGACCATGACGCGCATATCGCCAAGCATCCCGAACTGTTTCTGAAAGCGACGAAGACCGGCGACATCGACGTCGCGCGTGCGCACGGCCAGCTCGCGCTCTTCTATCTCTTCCAGAACAGCACCCAGTTCGGGCGCGACCTCGACAATGTCGACCTCTTCTACAAGCTCGGCGTCCGCTCGGCCCAGATCACCTATAACGACCAGAATTGGGCGGGCGCGGGGTGCAAGGAACTGGGCTCAAACGGCCTGACGCACTTCGGCCGCGACCTCGTCGGGCGGATGAACGAGCGCCGGATGCTGATCGACCTCTCGCATTCCAACATGCAGACGATGGCGGACACGATCACCGCGTCAAAGGTTCCCGTTATTATTTCGCACACCGCGTGCATGGCGGTGCACAGCAATATCCGCAACACGACCGACGCCAATTTGCGCCTCCTCGCCGACAAGGGCGGAGTCGCCGGCATCTGCCAGATGCGTCCGTTCCTGACGACCAAGCGCGACGACGCGCTGCCCGAATATTTCCGCCATATCGATCATGCCGTCAAAGTGATGGGCGCCGACCATGTCGCGATCGGCAGCGACCGCGACCATCGTGTCGTCGAGATGACCGATGCCTATATCGCCGAACTGAAGGCCGAAGAGGGCGCCAATTTCCACGAACCCGACTGGCCGCTGTTCATCAACGAACTCAACGGCCCGCGCCGCATGGAAGTGGTGTGGGATGGCGTACGCAAGCTCGGCTATCCGGCAAGCACCGTCGAAAAGATCATGGGGACCAATGTCCGCCGCATCTATCAGGAGGTGATCGGATGA
- a CDS encoding helix-turn-helix domain-containing protein produces MPPRNGDEPEVLGAVRTAKRPRSEGFHLGERLRQLRKERGMTLEDAGRLTALAASTLSKIENDQMSPTFDVVQKLATGFGIDITELFASNSGQDAAGRRSVTMDGAGRLMETEVYRHRLIAAELKNKKILPFVTTIKARSLEDFKRWSQHSGEEFLYVLEGEICFQTEHYEPAILGVGDSIYINSSMQHAAYSTSEEDAVVLWVNTG; encoded by the coding sequence ATGCCGCCCAGAAATGGAGACGAGCCGGAAGTTTTGGGTGCCGTTCGTACCGCGAAGCGGCCTCGATCCGAAGGCTTTCATCTGGGTGAGCGGTTGCGCCAATTGCGCAAGGAACGCGGGATGACGCTGGAGGATGCGGGTCGCCTGACCGCGCTTGCGGCGTCGACCCTGTCGAAGATCGAAAACGATCAGATGTCGCCGACGTTCGACGTCGTTCAAAAGCTCGCCACCGGTTTCGGTATCGACATCACCGAACTCTTCGCCAGCAATTCGGGACAGGATGCCGCGGGCCGACGTAGCGTTACGATGGACGGCGCGGGCCGGTTGATGGAAACTGAAGTCTACCGCCACCGACTGATCGCGGCCGAGCTCAAGAACAAGAAGATCCTGCCTTTCGTCACGACGATCAAGGCGCGCAGCCTCGAAGATTTCAAGCGCTGGTCGCAGCACAGCGGCGAGGAATTCCTCTATGTGCTCGAAGGCGAAATCTGCTTCCAGACCGAGCATTATGAACCGGCGATCCTGGGCGTTGGCGACAGCATCTATATCAACAGCAGCATGCAGCACGCCGCCTACTCTACGAGCGAGGAAGACGCCGTCGTGCTGTGGGTCAACACCGGCTAG
- a CDS encoding TonB-dependent siderophore receptor, which yields MSKFVSRLLLSSALAFAITPMAHAQSAPPEDDGAETSEGGGSDIVVIGTRRKDRSITDSSVAIDVIAPEQIATTGYSDVNDALRTLVPAFNAQRLQGNDGSSFVRPVTLRGSPADHVLLLMNGKRRHRASIVQIGTGHASTSGSQGQDFNVIPPIALSSVEVLRDGASAQYGSDAIAGVINMELKKARSGGSITAQVGEYYESGGRTYDIQGHLAVPVGDNAYFNIAAQYTDQAKAYAKKATHAGAEALRALGVAGVPEHPEGNLDPRYMAFKSVWNAGIELSDELELYSFGNYMTGKSSVTFGLRQPFAAGGLNGHGTYANSAFDLSPAHPQQFNLAAIYPGGFTPEFRGHLEDFSALVGLRDQEGPLTWDLSARYGTNTVDYSITGTINASMGVKSPTSFKPGSLTQREIQFDAEVSYELSKDILIFAGASHRKETYVIGEGDVASYTTGPLQDLPAGSNGFQGFSPEFAGSFDSNSYAVFGEIDADITPWWNLSAAARYEDYDQFGDNFSYKASTRFELSDAFALRGSVSTGFRAPAAGQVFGTSLTSQLDGVGGFILDAVLVPGSPAAQVFGSKALTPETSFNMSAGVVFTGLDGFLTTLDFYQIDVDDRLLLTPSRNTTAAERAALAAINFPNGADIEQVRYFQNEMDTRVRGFDLVSTYRHSWSDNASTDFSLAVNYNEQHLRGAPPPGFSPAIVTEFERGTPRWRGNFSATTKVGDFGFMARAIHYGAWRRLDGATFLPRKAVTLFDAEVTYSGIQDVELSVGARNIFNIFPPGRGPARARAGLIYDNHSVFGVAGGFYYLNARYKF from the coding sequence ATGTCGAAGTTCGTGTCACGCCTGTTGTTGTCGTCAGCGCTCGCATTCGCGATTACGCCGATGGCGCATGCCCAGTCGGCGCCGCCAGAGGATGACGGTGCAGAGACCAGTGAGGGCGGCGGCAGCGACATCGTCGTCATCGGTACGCGCCGCAAGGATCGTTCGATCACCGACAGCTCGGTCGCGATCGACGTCATCGCGCCGGAACAGATCGCGACGACCGGCTATTCGGACGTGAACGATGCGCTGCGCACGCTGGTGCCCGCGTTCAACGCCCAGCGCCTGCAGGGCAATGACGGTTCGTCGTTCGTGCGCCCGGTCACGCTGCGCGGCTCGCCCGCCGACCATGTGCTGCTGCTGATGAACGGCAAGCGTCGCCACCGCGCCTCGATCGTCCAGATCGGCACCGGTCACGCCTCGACCTCGGGCTCGCAGGGCCAGGACTTCAACGTCATTCCGCCGATCGCCCTGTCGAGCGTCGAAGTTCTCCGCGACGGCGCGTCGGCCCAATATGGCTCGGACGCCATCGCCGGCGTGATCAACATGGAGCTGAAGAAGGCACGGAGCGGCGGCTCCATCACGGCCCAGGTCGGCGAATATTATGAAAGCGGCGGCCGCACCTATGACATTCAGGGCCACCTCGCTGTCCCGGTCGGCGACAACGCCTATTTCAACATCGCCGCGCAATATACCGATCAGGCAAAGGCCTATGCGAAGAAGGCCACCCACGCCGGCGCAGAAGCGCTGAGGGCTTTGGGCGTCGCTGGCGTGCCCGAACATCCCGAAGGCAACCTCGATCCGCGCTACATGGCGTTCAAATCGGTATGGAACGCCGGCATCGAACTCAGCGACGAGCTCGAACTCTATAGCTTCGGCAACTATATGACCGGCAAAAGCTCGGTCACCTTCGGCCTCCGCCAGCCCTTCGCAGCAGGAGGCCTCAACGGCCATGGCACCTACGCCAATTCGGCGTTCGACCTGTCGCCCGCGCACCCCCAGCAGTTCAACCTTGCCGCCATCTATCCGGGCGGCTTCACGCCTGAATTCCGCGGCCATCTTGAAGATTTCAGCGCCTTGGTGGGCCTGCGGGATCAAGAGGGACCGCTGACCTGGGACCTGTCGGCACGCTATGGCACCAACACGGTCGATTATTCGATCACCGGCACGATCAACGCCTCGATGGGCGTGAAGTCGCCGACCTCGTTCAAGCCCGGATCGCTCACCCAGCGTGAAATCCAGTTCGATGCCGAAGTCTCCTATGAACTGAGCAAGGACATCCTCATCTTTGCCGGCGCCAGCCACCGCAAGGAAACCTATGTCATCGGCGAAGGCGATGTCGCGAGCTACACGACCGGCCCGCTGCAGGATCTGCCCGCGGGATCGAACGGCTTCCAGGGCTTCTCGCCCGAATTCGCCGGCAGCTTCGATTCGAACAGCTATGCGGTGTTCGGTGAAATCGATGCCGACATCACGCCCTGGTGGAATCTGTCGGCGGCCGCCCGCTATGAAGACTATGACCAGTTCGGCGACAATTTCAGCTACAAGGCGTCGACCCGCTTCGAGCTGAGCGACGCCTTTGCGCTGCGCGGTTCGGTCAGCACCGGATTCCGCGCACCGGCCGCTGGACAGGTCTTCGGCACCAGCCTGACGTCGCAGCTCGACGGCGTCGGCGGCTTCATCCTCGATGCCGTGCTCGTTCCGGGTTCGCCCGCCGCGCAGGTGTTCGGATCAAAGGCGCTGACCCCCGAAACCTCGTTCAACATGTCGGCGGGCGTCGTCTTCACCGGCCTCGACGGTTTCCTGACCACGCTCGATTTCTACCAGATCGACGTCGACGACCGTCTGTTGCTGACGCCTTCGCGGAATACGACCGCTGCGGAGCGCGCCGCGCTCGCTGCGATCAACTTCCCGAACGGTGCGGACATCGAACAGGTGCGCTATTTCCAAAACGAAATGGACACGCGCGTGCGCGGTTTCGACCTTGTCAGCACCTATCGTCATAGCTGGTCGGACAATGCGTCGACCGACTTCAGCCTTGCTGTAAACTATAACGAGCAGCATCTGCGCGGCGCGCCGCCTCCGGGATTCAGCCCTGCCATCGTTACCGAGTTCGAACGCGGCACCCCGCGCTGGCGCGGCAATTTCTCGGCAACGACGAAGGTCGGCGATTTCGGCTTCATGGCGCGCGCAATCCACTATGGCGCATGGCGCCGCCTTGATGGTGCGACGTTCCTGCCACGCAAGGCGGTGACTCTGTTCGATGCCGAGGTGACCTATTCGGGCATCCAGGATGTCGAGCTGAGCGTCGGTGCACGCAACATCTTCAACATCTTCCCGCCGGGCCGCGGCCCCGCTCGCGCCCGCGCTGGTCTGATCTATGACAATCACAGCGTATTCGGCGTCGCAGGCGGCTTCTATTATTTGAATGCCAGGTATAAATTCTGA
- a CDS encoding amidohydrolase family protein, translated as MSGIGKLSALAIGVSLPGMAVAAPAGVELADALVIHAGAVVAIPGEKPLGPSTIVVRGGRIAEIESGYVERPGAKAIDLKGRTLLPGLIDTHVHFSFSPETKLWSGAIDTAEDVALFAFSNAKKTLEAGFTTVRDVGSDGYSIHALRDAVNEGIVVGPRIFLSGTSLSIVGGHGDMSGLNRKATEALYPYDYTGACTGAVECALRVREAAKYGADLIKVTSTGGIMSQQARGLGQHLSDEELTSIVTTAHSLGLKVAAHAHGEAGVAASVRAGVDSIEHGTYLDEDIAKLMATRGTWLVPTLGLLDGRKDGDATPAVQAKMAEARRVAGRNIRLAVQYKVKFAFGTDAGVSPHGQNARQFRLMVEQGPMTPAAALRSATVDAAALIGQSDNLGTIEVGKYADMIAVAGDPYRDITLLEHVPTVIKDGRVILHDRTDAP; from the coding sequence TTGAGCGGCATTGGAAAATTGTCGGCGCTCGCGATCGGCGTGTCGCTTCCGGGCATGGCTGTCGCTGCGCCTGCCGGCGTCGAACTGGCCGACGCGCTGGTCATTCATGCGGGCGCAGTTGTAGCGATTCCGGGCGAAAAGCCGCTTGGACCGAGCACGATCGTCGTGCGCGGCGGGCGTATTGCCGAAATCGAATCGGGCTATGTCGAGCGCCCCGGCGCGAAGGCGATCGACCTTAAGGGCCGGACGTTGCTGCCCGGCCTGATCGACACGCATGTCCATTTCAGCTTCTCGCCCGAAACGAAGCTATGGTCGGGGGCTATCGATACCGCCGAGGACGTCGCGCTCTTTGCCTTTTCCAATGCGAAAAAGACTTTGGAGGCAGGGTTTACGACGGTGCGCGACGTCGGGTCGGACGGCTATTCGATCCACGCGCTGCGCGATGCGGTGAACGAGGGTATAGTGGTCGGGCCGCGCATCTTTCTGTCGGGCACGTCGCTGTCGATCGTTGGCGGGCACGGCGACATGTCGGGGCTCAATCGCAAGGCGACCGAAGCGCTGTATCCCTATGACTATACCGGCGCGTGCACGGGTGCGGTCGAATGCGCGCTGCGCGTCCGCGAGGCGGCGAAATATGGCGCGGACCTGATCAAGGTCACCTCGACCGGGGGCATCATGTCGCAGCAGGCACGCGGGCTGGGGCAGCATTTGAGCGACGAGGAACTGACCTCGATCGTCACCACTGCGCACAGCCTCGGTCTGAAGGTCGCGGCGCATGCGCATGGCGAGGCGGGCGTCGCCGCGTCGGTGCGCGCGGGTGTCGATTCGATCGAGCACGGGACATATCTCGACGAGGACATCGCCAAATTGATGGCGACACGCGGCACCTGGCTGGTGCCCACCCTCGGCCTGCTCGACGGCCGAAAGGATGGCGATGCGACCCCGGCGGTGCAGGCGAAGATGGCCGAAGCGCGCCGCGTTGCGGGACGCAATATCCGGCTAGCAGTCCAGTATAAGGTCAAATTCGCTTTCGGCACCGATGCCGGCGTGTCGCCGCACGGCCAGAATGCCCGGCAGTTTCGCCTGATGGTCGAACAGGGCCCGATGACGCCGGCGGCGGCGCTGCGGTCGGCGACAGTGGATGCCGCCGCGCTGATTGGCCAGTCGGACAATCTCGGAACGATCGAGGTCGGAAAATATGCCGACATGATCGCCGTGGCGGGCGACCCTTATCGCGACATCACGCTGCTCGAACATGTCCCCACCGTCATCAAGGACGGCCGGGTCATTCTTCACGACCGGACGGACGCGCCCTGA